TAAGTCCTTGGAGtcttctctccatcctccagctATCAAGTCCCCACTGTGCTCCAGGGGTGGGGGCTCCCATATGCCTTGGAGGCTCAGAAACCACCACACACCAGCCTGCCAAAAGCCTGGATGGCCTCACCTGGAACATGGCCCCAAGCACCAGGATCAGTTTCCCTAGTATGACCATGACCGTCCAGGAGTCAGGAAGCTGTCTGCTAGCTCACTGTGGGCTCGTGTCTCCAAATGTTCAGAAGCCATTGATACTTGTGCCTAAGAGAGAAATGTTAGAGAGGCTGACTTTTATGGGGAGCCAGGCTAGGTGGAATTCCAGGCAAATTTGTCAAAGCTTCAGTGTGGTGACTCCTCCTATGTGGAACATGGACAATGAAGAGCTGTCCCAAGGGTTAAAGTGAGGATTCCTGAgccagattgggggggggggggggcgtgatGCTTAGCAAAATACTTCACAAAGTCCTTCTCTATTCCCTCTTGGAGCCATAGGAGCAGGAGGGATCGCTCCATCAACATAGGCCttgtcatgcaagcatgaagacttgagttcagtctccaaagaggacctgagtttgatccctagaacccacattttaaaagtcaagtgTGATGGTGGGCATTTGTAATACAAGGATCAGAGAGTCAGAAACAGGCAAATTCCTGGGGCTCCGGTTCCATCTAGCCTAGTCTGCGCAAGTTCCagatcagtgagagactctgaggAAGaatacccaaggttgtcctctggcttccataggcgcatgcgcgcgcacacacacacacacacgtacactgacacacagagagacatgcatatagtaataataatggtgatgatgatgatgataataggaagagcagaaaagagaaagaccaaAAGACTAAAGAAATGGAGCAGTTAGCACTCTGCCTGTCTTTTCCAGCAGCAGCCGCGGCCCCCACCCCACTCTGGTTTAAGCATAGCAAGTCCTCTGCCTTCAGGAAGCCCATGCGGGCCTGGGTCCACTCAGCTCCTGTCCTCCTACCTACTACTGTGCAGAGAATGTGGATCGACTATTCCTCACTTACCGGCATGCGTCTTTGCAGAGTTTGATGGGGCGCCGGGCGGATGACAGCGGGAACGGTTGTGATCACTGGCGGAATCCTAGCTACAGTGATCCTCCTCTGTATCATTGCTGTCCTGTGCTACTGTAGGCTCCAGGTTAGTTCCACGGGCTCTAGGCAGAGGCTGGGAGGCCATCAGCAAGCCACTTCTCCCTAATGGGGGCAGAAAGTGGAGGTCCACTTTGGAGGCAACAAAACCCGAAGCCGTAAAACATGAGAATCATAAGTCAAGGAGGCTGAAAATTGAGCGTGTTCAGAAGGGAGCTGTGCGCCTCAcacgtgcgcacgcgcacacacgttCCCTGCACCCTACAGAGGCACTGGAGTGTCCTGGGAAGATGCAGGGCTCTCACGTTCATCTCTCCAGTTCATAGGGATTGGTAGGGAAGTCACCATCCTGGGAGACTCTGAAAGCTACTGCAGCAGCCTCCTGCCTTGTCCTTGCATTGGTGTAGGagcctccctctctgcttccctgccCACCAGGACACATTGAGAAAGAGAAGGATTGGCTGGGTAAAGCTGAGAGTAAATGGGATGCGGGTCTCTGAGGGCGGAGTATATTCCCCATTGACTAACAAAGTGACTGGTGCGAGGTATTCAGTGGAAGCTGGGGGAGGGTTGTTCCTGTACACGCTAACTAGTGATGGAGGAGAGGGAGCTGGACTGCCTCTCAAGcaccccttttccttctccccagtATTACTGCTGCAAGAAGAGTACAGACGATGAGGAtgccgaggaggaggaggaggaagaggaggaactcGACCTTTCCCTCCATCCCCGAGCCCCCACCTGCAATGCCTGCAGCTCCCAAGTCCTGGACGGCAGAGGCAACCCGGTGCCTCTCACCAGCGAGCCCTGCAGCCAGCCGTGTGGGGTGGCCAGCCACTGCACCACTTGCTCCCCATACCGCACCCCCTTTTACATACGGACAGCTGACATGGTGCCCAATGGGGGTGGAGGCGAGAGGCTCTCCTTTGCCCCTACACATTACAAAGAGGGGGGGACCCCATCCCTCAAATTGGCAGCACCTCAGAGTTTCCCGGTGACCTGGCCAAGTTCTGGGCATGAGGCCTTCACTAATCCAAGGGCTATTAGTACAGATGTATAATCCTTTCACCCCAATCTGCACATACCCAACACTGTCCCAGCAGGAGCAATGGAGTGGAGGGGACCCTCCAATAGTCCCCCCCAGGAACCGTCTCAGTTTCTCTGGCTTCCATAGCAGAAGATTCACTAGGATGTGAGCTAGTCAATGTATCAAGGACCAGGCAGGATAGATGGCCCAGAAGTGGCACCCCGAGAAGCCTGCAATGTCACCAGTTTCTCTCCGACTCTTCCCTTTAACAGTCAGCTCTACCACACCTCCCAGTAAGCCCACACCCTTTGCTTCACTGGGCTGTGTGAAGGAACACCAAGGAAAGCATAAGCAAAGGCTCTGGAGGCTTCCAGAGACCGTGGGAAACGAAGTGGGCATGGACACAAAGGGGAAGGTGAGGATTAGACATTCCAGAAtttgagaggagaaagaggaaaaagtgtTAAAGGAGCCCCCAGTTTTGCTGGCTAGAATTCACTCATGAGGTGATTTacactctattttattttttaactttggtTGCCTGCTCGATAGGTATATGAGTTCTGAGAACACCGCATCTGCTATCTTGCCCCTGCTCATGAAACACATCAAATTAATGCTAAGTGCCACAGCACACAGCTGTTTATGGGGACCACATCAAGGAGCGTCTATACAACCTTGCTCTCCCCCcaagtcctttcttttttttttttttttttttttttttttttttttttttttttcgagacagggtttctctgtggttttggagcctgtcctggaactagctcttgtagaccaggctggtctcgaactcacagagatccgcctgcctctgcctcccgagtgctgggattaaaggcgtgcgccaccaccgcccggccccccaaGTCCTTTCTTATGCCCCCTGCTAGAGAACCTTCCCCAGATTTCAATCGCTGCAGTTCGATAAACCTAGTGAGCAGATGTCACTGATTGCCCGTTCCTCCACGCTAACCACAGATGTAGATTCAGCCCTGTGAGGGTGCATGTGTCCATTCCCTCCCATGTACTTACCACCAGCTGCAGAGCAGAAGGGTCCAGGGTCCCAACAAGAGCTGGACCAAAAGGCAATTAAAGTGATCAATCTCCATGGCAACCAAAGGAGGGATCTGAGGCAATGCTGCAGCAGTTAAGTTCCCATGCACCTGCGCAAGCTCCTCTAGAGGCTGGTGCACCCCTTGAGCATCCGTCTGTAATGTGGCATTAAGAACAGGaccattgccgggcggtggtggcgcacgcctttaatcccagcacttgtgaggcagaggcaggcggatctctgtgagttcgaggccagcctggtctacaaagggagttccaggacaggctccaaaaccacagagaaaccctgtctcaaaaaaaaaaaaaaaaaaaaaaagaacaggaccATTTTATCCCATCAGGGGATGTAgcctttcctctgagttctggggCAGGGGTCTCCTGAAGTTTGGCTGTGTCTTAGTAATTACACTTCATGCTTGCTTGCCCTCCTTTGGCCCCCTAACTCTCAAGCCTCATGATGATGGATGATGAGCTATTTTTCTATCTTACTCTAGTTCCCTAGTCCCCACACCTCCCACTTGTAACTAACAGCAGCCTTAGGGGtttgtgttgtttatttgttttgttttgcttttttgttttgttttagtaagTATGCCTGATAAATTCTCCAGTTACCTCTGTGGCTCAAGGGTCACTGTCCCCACTTCTAAGGGTGTATAGTTAATGCCTGCACATTCCTGACTCACAGAATGCTGTTGAGGGTGGGCCAGCAGAAGAAGGGCTGGTCTCTCTCCTGAAcccttggttggttggttggttggttggttggttggttggttggttggttggttggtttgacaGAGTAGGCTGCACCTCACATCTCCAACTGTAAATAACATTTAGCTAAGAAGCAGAAGACAATCTCTGACCATATTTTGTTCACTTGTTAGACCTGAGACCAGTCAGGTAATTTCACTGAGACTTCCGTTTGTCTCCAGTGAAGCAAAACTTGGCAAAAGGGACTCTAAATGTCCCTTATTGTTCCATAAATCCAAGATATTGTAGAAAGATCTGCTAGTCAGCTCTTTCCTCTCGCCCTTATCCTGGTCAGGGTTGGATGGATCCTGGGTACAGGAGTATTTGATGCGGGCTGGAAACCACAAAAGGGGTGGGAGAAAGCCCACGGGATTAGGAGAGGAAATTATTTCAGTTGTTGGTAAAAAGCGAACAAGTCAGGCTGGGCtatatagctcagttggttgaGTTCTTGTCAGGTCTGCACAAAGCCCCGTTCCAATCTCCAGCGCCACTAAAACCCACCTCTGATTCCttcacttgggaggtagaggaaaacAGATGGTAGttgttcaaagtcatcctgggctatattgcaagttcaaggtcaccctgggctccctgggaccctgtctcaaaaacaacaacaaaatgtttgccCAACCCTCTATGGAGCAACCTCAACTGCCAAGCACTGCACaggaaggcacagcagcagggCTGATGAGATGTGTCTCCTGGTGCAAAGGGATGGCTCCGCAGCTCCAGGGCACCAATCCGCCATCTGCCCATCCTGGGCCAGGCGCAACCCCGACTTGCTGCTGGGCCTAGCAGCTCCCCCACTTCCTCAGCACCAGCCCAGTGCCTTGCTCTCCTGTGGTTTCACAGCTGTCATTTCCTCCACCCCGAATCACATCATACCAACACCTGTGGGTAAAGCAGGACGATCCAGCCGACTCAGCCGACTGTAACCCACTTCCGGACTCGGGGGCTCTGGGTACAAAGCCCCCTTTGTGTCTCCTGCAGCTCTCTCAACTTAACCCACATGTCCAAGTCTGGACCCCATGTGGCAACGCGGGGGAGGAACACACCCTTCCCTTCAGCCCACATCATTCAAGGCACAGGCTCCACCGCAGGCTGCGGGTCACCTGCTCACCTCGTCTCACTGTAGCATCGTGATCCCCATCCTGCGGAAGGGAAAGCTCACCCAGCTCAGCCGTGCGGTCCTTTTAGCTGTGGAGACTGCCCATGAGACACACTCTATACACTTCAAACGGAACCCTgaacaggaagagaaggaggaggagccaggGAATAGCTGGTCCTCTCCACCATCCTCCACATCACTCCACTACGGCTGCAGATTTCCTGTCGTGTATCTTTGATAACTTGGAACACAGTCAAGTGAATGtcaaaataaaggagaaattttaaataaaaaaacctcAGAGGTATTTCCATCCCTCCGCCGGGGAGAAGGGCCAGCCCTGTATGACTTTAAAATGAACACTCATTCGAAGACCCAAAACATCCATTTTCAACTCCGAAATCTTCTCCAAAGCCCTCACTTTAGCACAAGGCTCTTTGCTGAGTCAGCATCCATAACCAAGGAGGAGTTCCTGTTTCTTGGGGAAgggctttttaaagaaagagaccACAGTTCCAGCTGAAGTGCCCAGACGTGGCGAACTTTGCTGCTATGAGTGAACACACCCGGACAGGAAGTGTGATTGGTTTCTATTCTCACTCAAGGGGTGATCATTTTTCCCCCAATGCCTAGAGTCCTCGCAGTCACATTCAATTGGCTAGAATTAGCGCACAGGaactgaaggaggaaggggaggggccaTTGCTCCAAGGGGTCAGGGGTCACTGTTCCAGGGCCATAGAGTTCCCAGAATACAGCAGGGCCTttgtgtaaacaaatattttgctGGGTGGAAAggttattaaaatttttgattaaaAGTCTTGTCTGGGCTGgtccatggtggcgcacgcctttaaacccggcacttgggaggcagaggcaggcggatctctgtgagttggaggccagcctggtctacaaagcgagttccaggacagccagggctatttcacagagaaatcctgtctcgaaaaacaaacaaacaaacaaacaaacaaagacaagaaagtCTTACTTGGTGGGGGAGATAAAAAGATGTGAATTTCTTGTCCTAAGTTTTGCAGTATTTATTTGACAGTTCTTACAGGTATCTTGGCTAGAATGACGATTTCACCAGAGAGCAGTACAACTGATGCCTCCCACGCTTTCCAGGCCCGCGGTTTTCCCACCCCTCTACTTTCGGGTCTAATCATTGTTTCTCAGAAGACTTAACAGTTACACAAACAGTCCTGGGAGGtatgggaaggggagaagggagacagTTGCAGGGACTACAAAACAAGAGAGGAGGAATGGAGGCTAGGGAGCAGATAACTAGCTTTATACGCAAACAGGAAAGGCCAGGGATGAAGCTGGGAGAGGTACGTGCCTTTAGTCCCAAGGTACGTGCCTTTAGTCCCAAGGtatgtgcctttagtcccagaggcaggcaggtatctgAGTTCaaaggtagcctggtctacagagtgagtgagctctacagagaaaaactctgtcttgaaaaatgaaataacaaggAAAGGTCAGGGATGAAGTCAGTGTGTCTGCATTTGTGTTGCTCAAGGGTTTAGAAGAgtagcccccccacccccctcagGGCCGTGACTCCCACTGGGTGGGCTGCAGCTGCTTGGCCAAGGCATTCCTGTGCTGAGACCAGAGCCTTCCTCTGGTATCAGTTGAAGTGCGGTTTTGCCTCAGGGAGCATCTGGCTTCTGTTCTGCTAACGTGGTTCAGTTCTGAGAACCAGAGAGCCTGAAGCACATTTTTATGGCGCCTGGCCCCCATCACCCTAGGACACCCTGAAAGGAAGAACTGCTTTTACGGTATCAGTTTGGCCTCAGGCTTGTGGAGCAACCATCTGGGCTCAGTAGGTTTTTTCCATGACAATCTTTGACCTTTCTCAGACTCAGACCACTGCTCTGTCCAGGTGTAAGCGGGAAGAAGGGGGTGAGAGAAGCGATGCCCCATGTCTCAGGTGGGAGGACTAGGTGGGAAGGCGGGAAGGCACTGAGAACAGTAACCTGCAGGCCAAGTGCTAGATttccaaggcaacttagaaacaGGAGGCAAAAAAGAGGCCAGTGTGAcctgggggagtggggggggtaGGAAGGGAGGTAGGGCGGGGGGATAGACACGCAGGAAAGGGGAAAGGTGTCTGCCAAAGGGGAAGGAGAAACTCTGGGTTTGTGTAGGAGGTTTGGGAACTGGGAAGTTAAAGTGCAGCCTCTGGGGTACGTGCAAACCTGCAGTTTCTCCTCCTGGAGTTGTTTATCCAGACGAGGCTGCTTTATCTTCAGAATCTACCTGCCCAGGCTATCAGGATGCGGGTGATAGTGGGAGACTGAGTTTGAAATGGCAGTGAGGGTTAAGGCCTGGAGTCTCAACACAGGGGCAGGAGTTTCAACAAGCCTTAGGCCCTAAGGCTTAGGGGGGTGGGAGTTACATGGTCAGGGTTTATTCCAACCCTTCAGAGTCCTGACGCTACTGTAGATCTGTGACGTTATTGTTCAGGAAATATCCTGATGTATTCAGGACAAGAAAATATTCTGATTGATTAAGAAGGATAGTTTCTCATCAACTCCTCTTTTGAGTAGCCCTGACCTGTTCCAGAAATGTAAGGAATGAATATCCTGCCACGACCCTTGCTGCAACCAAGGAGGAAGTCATGTCTCCTTCTGTAAGACTCCCCCCCACAATCCTGGGTGTACCGGCTCCCAAAGGGCTCCTTTACCAAACCTGAGAGAGACTTGATTCAGGCTTCAGGGAAACATTTGACCACCACACTTCCTCTCTGTCTCGTCACCGTGGGCCCCATCTCCCACACACCAACCACATCCAGAGTCCAAATAGATGTGACAGTTCCCATCTCCCCAGGGATGGGCACCAGATGCTAGGTGGCTGAGTCGCTCTGAGTACCTGGGGTCACCCTCCCTTCTGGGTTTGAACCTAAAATGGCATGCGCCTGTGCTAGGGGCAGAGAAATCGCAGGCTCCAAGTAAACTTATATGAAAACCATCCCTGCAAAGTGGGAGTGTGTGCTGGGTCATCTGACACAGACTCACATGGGAAAGATGTGTGGCGTGAGCCAAGTGTGGCCCCATGGGCACATCAGTGGTTCTGGAGAAGCTGCAGTGCTCATGGCTCTGGATCTGGAGTCAGAACACGACTGGCACTAAGGCTCTCTGATACCTCTAAACAGAAGAGAGACAGTTTTCTCGCTCACAAGACCAAGGGCAGAAGATCTGGCTGGAAAAACAGGTATCAGACAACACGGGTCTGTACtgtatgaattaaaaaatatttcttatagcGGCAAAAGAAAAATCACCCAAAATGTGTATTTTGGACCATTCTGAAGTATACATAGGATGCCATGACACAGGTTTACAATATTGAGTGGCTGTCACCACGATTCTTCCAAATCTACTCTGGCTCCCAAAACTCTCAAGACATTAGTGTTAGAATTACCTTATTATATCtactttcatgttttaaaaaggttttaaacTAGGCTCTCTCTCTGTCCCGGAAGAATGGGGCTGGCTCTACAGCCCCAGAAGGCAGAGTGGCAGGTGTCATTCTCTACTCCCCACATGAAATCTGGCTTCAGCTGAAGACAGTTCTACAGCCTACCCAGATGGACAGAGCAGGGAGACCTGAGCAGGCAGCTTATTGAAGATGAAAGAGTTGGGGTTAACAATGGACAGACTCAGGTATGGATATAGGACAGAAAGGCCCAGAAGACAAGCTGGAAGTGCAAGGCTGTTTGCCAGACAGAGGGATAGGACCTCCTTCCCAGTCTGTGGGCACACTGAGGTCCCGGGCTATGGGGTGGATGACAGATGACTCAGGCAGGCCAGAACTTACGGGTCTCCAGGGAAGAGCCATCCACTAATGTCCAAATACCAGCACTTTCCTTCTCACTGCCTCCACGGTCTTCTTGCCAGAAATCTCTGCCCCAGAAACCCTCCTTATAGTTCCTAGACTGGTAGAGTGGAAGGCtaaccatgtggatgctgggaaccaaacctgggtcttccccaagatcagcaagtgctcctaaaccccaagccatctctccagtccctagcttatctgcttttgttgtttgcaGATTTAGTATCAACCCAAATGAAAACTTGAAACAACATCTCAGGAAATAATCTCATAGTATTATTATATTGGCAGTCTGtctatttttaaaccatttttatttatgtgtatgtttgtgcacgaGGGTATCAGGTCCCCTAGAGCTGTGGAGTTGGATGACTGAGATACCAAATGCGGTTGCTAGGAATTGACCCAGCACACACTCCCACTTTTCAGGGATGGTTTTCATATCAGTTTACTTGGAAAAATCTTTTGGAATGTAATTtgacaaaaccagaaacaaacaaaccagcaggGCATGAAGgtgtacacctgcaatcccatcatctacaagagcagaaagcggtcttaacccctgagccacctctggAGCTCCTGATAGTTCATGCCTCCACCAGGGCTATCTCAATAGAAGggcttaattttgttttgttttaaagtttttaattgtCTCAACTTTGAATATATTGCTTAGGAATTCGACTACCACCCAGTTTATGTTTGGGAGTAGATACATAAATTTCTAGCCTTTCAACTttaactcttaaaaaataaaaccaccccCATGCTGCTCCTTCACTGTAACTATTTGGACCACATCTAAGAAGCCTTATTCTCTGCGAGCAGGCTTGTCTGCACTCTGGTTATCGAAAGTTAAGTTATGCTACCTCCTGAAAATGTTTTCCTAAACTACAAGaatccatgtatgcctgcacaccagaagagggtgccagatctcattatagatggttgtgagccaccatgtggttgctgggaattgaactcaggacctttggaagagcagtcagtgctcttaaccactgagccatctcgccagcccctctccgtagcttttggttcctgtcctggaactagctcttgtagaccaggttggcctcgaactcacagagatccacctgcctctgtctcccgagtgctgggattaaaggcatgtgccaccaccgcccggcacccaGCCTCTTTTTTTAAACGGGTGTTGTGGAGAGTGAACTCAGGTCACTGCGCTTCCagggcaagcattttaccagctgagctaccaCTGGggctggcgtgtgtgtgtgtgtgtgtgtgtgtgtgtgtgtgtatcagaaatCAATGTCAAATGTCTTTCTCAACAGCACCCCACCTTTTTTGAGAGGGTCTTTCATTCAATCTAGAATTTACAGGTTCAGCTGGGTTAGTTGGTCAGCAAGTCCCAGAAGTTCCTACCTTCCTAAGAACTGGATCTACAGATACGTGCTGCCATGCAGTTGCTTTGTTTTAGATTTACTTGCATGTGTGCGGATCTTAGTGTATGCCTGGTGTCAGATCCCTCCCTGGGTGTCAATATTCCATTACTTGCAAG
The sequence above is drawn from the Chionomys nivalis chromosome 5, mChiNiv1.1, whole genome shotgun sequence genome and encodes:
- the Fam163a gene encoding protein FAM163A, yielding MTAGTVVITGGILATVILLCIIAVLCYCRLQYYCCKKSTDDEDAEEEEEEEEELDLSLHPRAPTCNACSSQVLDGRGNPVPLTSEPCSQPCGVASHCTTCSPYRTPFYIRTADMVPNGGGGERLSFAPTHYKEGGTPSLKLAAPQSFPVTWPSSGHEAFTNPRAISTDV